In Camelus bactrianus isolate YW-2024 breed Bactrian camel chromosome 34, ASM4877302v1, whole genome shotgun sequence, one genomic interval encodes:
- the GOLT1B gene encoding vesicle transport protein GOT1B: MISLTDTQKIGMGLTGFGVFFLFFGMILFFDKALLAIGNVLFVAGLAFVIGLERTFRFFFQKHKMKATGFFLGGVFVVLIGWPLIGMIFEIYGFFLLFRGFFPVVVGFIRRVPVLGSLLNLPGIRSFVDKVGESNNMV, translated from the exons ATGATCTCCTTAACGGACACCCAGA AGATCGGAATGGGGTTAACGGGGTTTGGagtgtttttcctgttctttggaATGATTCTCTTTTTTGACAAAGCACTACTGGCTATCGGAAAT GTCTTATTTGTGGCTGGCTTGGCTTTTGTAATTGGTTTAGAAAGAACATTCAGATTCTTCttccaaaaacataaaatgaaagcGACGGGGTTCTTCCTGGGCGGTGTATTTGTAGTCCTCATTGGTTGGCCTTTGATAGGCATGATCTTCGAAATTTATGGATTCTTTCTCTTGTTCAG gggCTTCTTTCCTGTGGTCGTTGGCTTTATTAGAAGAGTGCCAGTCCTCGGATCCCTGCTGAATTTACCTGGAATTAGATCA TTTGTAGATAAAGTTGGAGAAAGCAACAATATGGTATAA